CAATCCTCCAATGTATCTGCATTCCTCTCATCCTTGAATGTTGAGCACTCCAGATTTCAATCGCTTGGTCATTGATGTGTGTGCCATCAGTTAACTCATTCTGAGCTCTGAGCTCCCTCACTATTCCTCTTCTGCCTCTCTAATTCACTTTCCTTCTCTAAGAAACTTCGTAAAACCTACCACTCTGAACAAAGTTTCGATCACCTGTTGTAACATCTCCCTATGTGACTTCAGGCCATGTTTTATTTAATAATGGTCAGAGTGCATTGGGATATTTCATTATATTAAAGGAGCCTTCTAGAGGGGAACCCCAATTATTTGGCATTTGCTTagctgaatatcggattatctggcaagatcgcaaggtcccgatgcttggctgaacaaagttatctggcattcaattatccagaattcgatcaACTGAATGAAATACCGCCCACCCATGTCCTttgaataattgaggttcctctgtaaatataTCTTTTATGCTAAAGTTCTGGCACATGTGATGCATAAATGTCCATGGTGGACATAAACTCGAAGCATGATCTCAGTGGGTGTAAGCTTGGATTTATTTTGTACTGCTGCTTTGTGTTCTCAAGATTTCACTGCACCAATGTACATGGCTGGTTAGCATGTCTATAAAAGTGACCTTTATCATTGTAACAAATCTCTTCGGTACAGAGTCCGCTTCGACTGACAAGCATGATCCTGTGAAACCTCTCAAACCGCAGCCACTCCAAGCGAATTTGCACATCAGAGAACCATTCCTGCAGAGTGAGTGCAGTTACTCAGTTACACACTGATCGAGCATTCCACATGAATATTGTGGTATTAAAGTCCAGCTAATGCTAGTATTCCAAATTCAGAAATGCATTTCCCAATATTAGTGATTGCAGATCTATAAAACATTCTCATTATTCAGCAATATAAGAGTTACATTCTTATAACGTCACTATTTATTCAGGGTAAAAGTTTATTTCTTCATCGTTTCATAGGATATAGATGTCTCGAGTGAGACCAGTGTGCGTGGCCCATCGCTAAGTGCTCTTGGACTGAGTGACTTGTGAGTTACATGTATGAGTTACATGTGAGTTAACAAGGTTAAGGCCagaagatttctttccctaagatATTAGCGAGACAAACCTTGAGATGATTGCTTTATCGAGCCTGCCAATGAAACTAGATTTCAatcccagatttattaattgaatttatttccGCTAGCTGCCATAGGGAGATATGAACTGTATCCTGAGGCTCTAGATTACTAATTCAGTTACATTGCCACCACCGCTGTCTCCTCACCACAaactgtatagagtcatagagtcatacagcacggaaaaacagacccttgagtccaaacagtccatgacGACCACagtcccaaattaaactagtcccatttgcctgcacttggcctatatccttccagacatttctgattcatgtatttatctaaatgtcttttaaacattataactgtacctgcatccaccacttcctctgaaagatcattccacacacgaactactctgtgtaaaaaaaaattccactatgtctttatttaaatctttctcactcaccttaaaagtatgcccccctagtcttgaaatcctgcatcctagggaaaagacatgtaCATTATTTGTACCCCTCATTACTGTGTGTTCTGAGCAGAATGGAGGATTATTCACTGTACAGTTATAATTCAACTGTAGTTGTGTAAATTCTCAATTGTCTGTCTGCCCCTGCAGGTTACTGTCAGCTGAGTTTTGATGTCAACACAGCACACcgattcctctctctctccaaaggCGGCCGCCGAGTATCCCACAAGGAGACGCAGACGTACCCGGTCCACACTGAGCGATTCGAGAAGGACTGGCAGGTGATGTGCCATGAGAGTTTCAACAGTGGCCAACATTACTGGGAGGTGCTGATCAGCAGCCAGTGGGTCTACCTGGGAGTCACTTACAGAAGAATCAGCAGGAGGGATGCTTCTGCCTTGATTGGCAGGAACAGTGTCTCCTGGGCCCTGCAACTCTTCAACAAGAGCTATTCAGCATGGCATGACAATCAGGAAGTCAAACTGCAGCCAGCAACCTACAGTCGGATTGGGATCCACCTGGACTACACTGCTGGGATCCTGAGGTTTTACGGCATCACTGATACCATGACTCTGATCCATACTTTCCAGTCAGTCTTTACCGAGCCACTGTATCCTGTCATTTGGGTGGGAGAGAATGTTGTTGCAACACTTTGCCAGCCTCCATCACGATAGAGGCTCCTTTTCAGACACAGCAGAGTACAGCCTTGGGAAAGACTGCGCCCTTCATGAccacaggatgtcccaaagtatTTCACAGCCAACAAAGACCTTTCACATGCAGGAC
Above is a window of Chiloscyllium plagiosum isolate BGI_BamShark_2017 chromosome 24, ASM401019v2, whole genome shotgun sequence DNA encoding:
- the LOC122561998 gene encoding tripartite motif-containing protein 16-like protein yields the protein MAKHEEVRRQVKKTEELIDTLKHQKISVKDCASRAQKNYGNKFEMLRKELEQVQDKVLRYIENEEQLAVEQADSALEKLERRSADLSEISLKLVTTLKSNDSLQILQFPQEIHSLNKTQQDIVLPPSDLAIENKLQGVKRALEQISILTYEDLQDCFRPPPESLDVSESASTDKHDPVKPLKPQPLQANLHIREPFLQSYCQLSFDVNTAHRFLSLSKGGRRVSHKETQTYPVHTERFEKDWQVMCHESFNSGQHYWEVLISSQWVYLGVTYRRISRRDASALIGRNSVSWALQLFNKSYSAWHDNQEVKLQPATYSRIGIHLDYTAGILRFYGITDTMTLIHTFQSVFTEPLYPVIWVGENVVATLCQPPSR